The nucleotide sequence ACCGACACACATGCCGATGACCGCTACCATCCATACAGGCGCTAGCGACTGGAGAAGATCATTCCAGTTTCCAACTTTCTGAAACTGACTGTATGATATCATGGCAATTGCCACAAAAAGGGAGCCTACAATCAGACCGGAATCAAGTTTATCGGAAATAATGGTCATGGTAGCTGCAATAATCGATATCAGGGAGTAGATGCCGATTCTCTCTTTGGCAACGACCGACTTTGGGCCGAAGAACAGCAGCACGACGATGGCCGCCGCGATGAGGATTTTTATGGCGAAACCGATTGCGCTAAACACGTGAAACAGATACCTCGGCTATTGTGGGTGATAACTTCCTTTAATCCCGAAAATAATACACATTGCCTGATGGATTGTCAATGGAATTCTCTCTGCACTGTATTTTAGAGAAAAACGGCGATTCAGCGTATGATTGTACCGACACGGCTGAATCTGGGACCCCCTCCTTTGAAGTCCCAGGACATATAGACGAAGAGAGCTTCCCCAAGAATCAGATCATGCGGGACGAATCCCCAATAGCGGGAATCGGCACTGTCGTCGCGGTTATCTCCCATCATCCAGTAGTAGTTCTGCTTCACGGTGTAGCTGCCGAGCTCACTCAGCGGTCTACCGTCGATAGTAAGATACTTGCTAGCTTCATTAGTAAAGTGAAAGTTCCACACATTGAGGAATTCCCCATTCTGATTGACATTTGAATAGTATCTTCCGTAAAGCCGTTCCACCTTACGTGATCCGTACGGTTTGCGCGAAAACATGCTGAAAATCTTGCTACCCAATCCGGACATGTAGCGTCGTGCCACATCGTTAGGATCGCGCATCGTAAACCTGTAGCGCCTGTCCAGACCTTCACCCTCAACCGTCACTTCGTGTCCATCCATGATCATAATAGGCAGGAGATAGTCCCAGTTGGTCTCTTCATCAATGTTTATTATGTCGCCACCTTTCGGCATAGTGATGGGACCGAGATTGTCCCGGTTTGATTCACCGCGCATAAAGATCCCCGGCTGTCTGAAATCTGGTGACAGAACATTTCTATCTACAAACTTGCCGTTTTGCGGAAGTTCAAATTCTTCTCCATCAATCCAGACACTCTTCTCACGTACCTCGATAGTCTGTCCCGGCTCGGCAATGCACCGCTTGACGTATTTCTGGAAATCGTCACGGGGATACTTGAAAATGACAACATCACCTCGCCTCGGCTGTCTGAACTCCGGGAACCGTGTCCACGGCACATAAGCACCAATTTCTGTGTAAGGAATTCCGATCCAGTCCGGCGTCCTCATACCGTAGACAAATTTATTGCCGATAAGGAAATCACCCGTCATGATGGTATTCTCCATAGAGCCGGTAGGAACGATATAGGCTTCGATGACGGTGGCTCGCAGAGAAAGGGCAATCAGAATAATTATGAAGAGAGACTTGATCTCCCTCACTATCTTTGTAACCGTTGATTCCTTCATTATCATTTTAACAATTTAAGGGTATCGCTGCTAAGGCGCCAAGAAGCAAAGCGGAAGATTATCCTCGTTTGAAATGGCAGGGGCAGATACTCTAGCGGTCCCTCTATTCCGGCAGAAACCTTCCGCCTAAGCAACAGCACAGGCAGGCGACTTCATCACTTGAGACTCAACAGAACAGATTGCTTCGCTCCCCTCCCCGGCGATTTCTCATCACATCTAGTTGAGACAATCCTCATAATGCCGCACGGATGGACGCCCCTTGCCGAATCGTACGGTCATCATATCAAAACGGCTCTCTTCAATGTTATCATTTTCAGAGATGAATACCTCCATGGCGTTGGCCAGTTTCTCAATCTTGGTTTCATCTACCTGATCTTCGGGTCGGCCCAGCTTCTCCTGAGATGCTGTCTTCACTTCTACGAATACAATCATTTCTCTGTTCCGGGCAACGATATCGATTTCTCCATGCGGTGCTGCGTTAAAATTCATCTCAATAATGTCATACCCCTTGCGCACCAGATGCTGGGCAGCCAAACGCTCTCCCCACTGACCCAGTCTGCGATTCTTCTTCAAATCACTCAACCTCGGCATGTGATCCTTCACGGGGCGGAACGATTTTCTGTGAACTGAACACGCGAGGTACTCTCTCAATTGCTGCAGATGTTGTCTGGTGCCGTACCCTTTGTGCTGGGCAAAGCCATACTCGGGAAAGATGATATCATAGTTCCGCATCATTCGGTCTCTCGTCACCTTCGCGATAATGGATGCCGCACTTATAATATGAACTTTTTCATCCCCATCAATGATCCCCCGATTCTTCACCACTTGATCCGGAAGAGCATAGCCGTCGATGAGTGCTTCATGAGGCGCTGGCGAAAGTTGTCCCAAAGCGATGCGCATGGCCCGTCGTGTTGAATCCAGTATATTCTCACGGTCAATCTCATCCTCATGGATGATCCCGATACCGACGGCAACAGACTTATCCATTATTTCATTGTGTAGCCTTTCCCTCTTCTTCTCGGCGACCTTCTTGGAATCCCGTACGCCATCGATGGTGAGTCCATTTGGAAGGATGACCGCTGCCGCCACCACGGGGCCGGCGAGAGGCCCGCGACCGGCTTCGTCAACACCTGCTATCAATTTGGATCCAATCACGTCAGCTCAATTAAATTGAGGCGCTTCTATAAAGTTACGAATCTGGCAGATTTGGTAGAATCTGTCAGGTCTGAACCGGGGGAATATTAATTGCAGCAGCAATCATCTACGATCGTGATCGATTCGGCCGTCAGGCCGGAGGCAACCTCCCACCGCATACAGGCGTCAACCTCGATGCCTTCAACTGTGGCAAAACTGGCAAAGTCCTCCTCGGTTACCAGCCGAAAATAGTATTTCAGTTTGCTGCCGCAGTCCGCACACTCAGCATCTTCATCGCAACCGAGAATAAAGAAACCGAGGACGAGACAAATCACACTTACTGTCTTATGAAACTTCTTCATATCTCAACCCTGCTCCTCTTTTTGTTTTTTGGGGTAGTGTCAGTTTAATTCCGTGATGAATGAAAATCAATGAAAACGGCGATTATAGGTATTCAGGTTTTCAGAGGTACAATTTGCAACGGCCCAAATAGAGGTTAGAAGGAAATCTGGAAGGCGCTCTCAAGAAGAACTAAAACGCCATCTCCAGTGAGAACAACTGCACAAAACCGAGCCTGTCGTTATCAACCAGGGCAAAGTCAAGGTTAAGGCGCCGCTTATCCACATTGAAGGCAACTCCCAGTCCATAGGAGAGTTTTGGTGCATCGTATTTGTTGAAATAGCCGAGCCGGGCTGAGAGGATATTATTCCACTCATATTCCATGCCAAAATTACTTTGCGCTCCCACATCGTTGAACTCATTGTACTGTCCTAGCACCGTAAGACGATGTGTTTCGTGCTGTGCGATCTGGCTGGTACCTCCTATCACATCCACAGCCACGCCCACCTGGAAGCGCCACGGAAGGGGCCAAGGTTCCGTCTTCAATTCAGCTCCCCGTTCAATAGTGAAAGCTTCTGTTTCCAGCGGAAATTTCAGATCGTCACCTCCCAGTTTCATATCTGTACCGAAGTTCGAAATACTCATACCGAGTTTCATTCCCAGTACACCCGTTTCCAGAACGGACCCGATATCGAACGCTACCGCCTGTGCACTTTCATTCCAGACATCTTCCCGCACATACTTGATCGTTCCGCCCAGCATAAGCCATCCTGTCATGTAGCGTGCAAAGCTGAAACCGAATGCATAGTTGCGCACGTGGAACAGGGCACCCGTCCCTTCAGGCTGAGAGACGGTAGTCTGTTCAATCTCGCCCGAATCGAGTATGATGGCACTTACCCCTACAGCACCATTCCGCGGCAGCGGCATGACTATACCAAAAAAGGAATGTCTGATCCCGAAATAAAGGTCAGAATAAGTCAGCGCCATGGAAGTCTGTTTCAGAGCGGCGATGCCGGCGGGATTCCAGTGTAGTGAAGCAACATCACCATAGAGACCGGCGTGACTGCCCGCGAGGGCCGCGGTGCGGGCGTCAACCGGAAACTTGAGGAACTGGGCGGCAGATGTTCCCGCTTTGGAAAACTCCTGTCCCCACATAACAGTACCCAGCATTAGGATCATTACTGTTATTCTCTTAAGTATGTTCCGAATTGTCATATGGCTACGGCGGTGTGATAGTGAACTTCCTCTGAGTAACGATTCTGCCGAAATAGGCGGAATCGACAACAGCCACCATGTTCAGTGTGATTGGATCGCCTCCGGCCGGAAAAAGGTCCGTATAGTAATAATCGGTCGCTTCGCCGTCAGAGTCGGTAACCAGATATGCGTGTGATTCGGCGGTGGGTTCAGGCCCCGTTTTGAAAGTACCGGCAAGTCCCCCACCAATAGGCGGTTCGCCGTTGCTCAGATCGACATTGATACCCGCAAGGGGCTGTTGATTTTTATCATAAACCCGTGCCCTTACCAGCGTACTGTCCGGGTGCGTTCCGTGATCACCTGACGACAACGTGTCGCCTGTCTTCCAGCTACCTTCTTCCGGATCGGAAAAATCGAGTAATAGATAGTAGGCGTGACCTACTATGACCGCGACAGTGACAGTGTCGAGCCCGAAACCGTCGCCCCAGACCAGCGTTGTGGAAAGACCGGGCTCCCTTGCACCGTAAAACAACACCGTTCCCTGTCCGTTTGAATTCGTCTCGAACGAAATCTGCGTCATTTTTTCACCGCTCTCGAGGAAGTAGCCGTGTATGTCGGTCATCATATGAACTGTAGTGACAGAAGCAAAATCGGTGGTGAGACCGTCCTCCTCCTGTATCAGTTGAACACTCCACGTTGACACTTCCCTGCCGCCAGAGAGGATGGTCGATTTATCTACACTGATTGCAGCGTTCGTCGGCACATCCCCGCGCCCATCCGGGCCTATT is from Candidatus Neomarinimicrobiota bacterium and encodes:
- a CDS encoding MgtC/SapB family protein, with translation MFSAIGFAIKILIAAAIVVLLFFGPKSVVAKERIGIYSLISIIAATMTIISDKLDSGLIVGSLFVAIAMISYSQFQKVGNWNDLLQSLAPVWMVAVIGMCVGAGMLLQAVIVTAVVYYLMNYLPTLMGGGDEEEVSVK
- the lepB gene encoding signal peptidase I, with product MKESTVTKIVREIKSLFIIILIALSLRATVIEAYIVPTGSMENTIMTGDFLIGNKFVYGMRTPDWIGIPYTEIGAYVPWTRFPEFRQPRRGDVVIFKYPRDDFQKYVKRCIAEPGQTIEVREKSVWIDGEEFELPQNGKFVDRNVLSPDFRQPGIFMRGESNRDNLGPITMPKGGDIINIDEETNWDYLLPIMIMDGHEVTVEGEGLDRRYRFTMRDPNDVARRYMSGLGSKIFSMFSRKPYGSRKVERLYGRYYSNVNQNGEFLNVWNFHFTNEASKYLTIDGRPLSELGSYTVKQNYYWMMGDNRDDSADSRYWGFVPHDLILGEALFVYMSWDFKGGGPRFSRVGTIIR
- a CDS encoding ribonuclease HII, with the protein product MIGSKLIAGVDEAGRGPLAGPVVAAAVILPNGLTIDGVRDSKKVAEKKRERLHNEIMDKSVAVGIGIIHEDEIDRENILDSTRRAMRIALGQLSPAPHEALIDGYALPDQVVKNRGIIDGDEKVHIISAASIIAKVTRDRMMRNYDIIFPEYGFAQHKGYGTRQHLQQLREYLACSVHRKSFRPVKDHMPRLSDLKKNRRLGQWGERLAAQHLVRKGYDIIEMNFNAAPHGEIDIVARNREMIVFVEVKTASQEKLGRPEDQVDETKIEKLANAMEVFISENDNIEESRFDMMTVRFGKGRPSVRHYEDCLN
- a CDS encoding PorV/PorQ family protein translates to MILMLGTVMWGQEFSKAGTSAAQFLKFPVDARTAALAGSHAGLYGDVASLHWNPAGIAALKQTSMALTYSDLYFGIRHSFFGIVMPLPRNGAVGVSAIILDSGEIEQTTVSQPEGTGALFHVRNYAFGFSFARYMTGWLMLGGTIKYVREDVWNESAQAVAFDIGSVLETGVLGMKLGMSISNFGTDMKLGGDDLKFPLETEAFTIERGAELKTEPWPLPWRFQVGVAVDVIGGTSQIAQHETHRLTVLGQYNEFNDVGAQSNFGMEYEWNNILSARLGYFNKYDAPKLSYGLGVAFNVDKRRLNLDFALVDNDRLGFVQLFSLEMAF